A genomic window from Pseudohongiella acticola includes:
- a CDS encoding helix-turn-helix transcriptional regulator: MNLIAEGLPDKQREILIHTANGLTRKEAARKMGCSPQNASQLMDAVCFKLRARNAPQAIAIAFQQGLLRTLCLLALITAGAVTSIPVAQADDDPLIRRARSRPNPRLTRRVRRTVCGVAIMPNDQGFIDYFGLSHTLVWDDALYVVYQ, from the coding sequence ATGAATCTGATTGCAGAAGGCCTGCCAGATAAACAGCGAGAAATTTTAATTCACACCGCAAACGGCCTTACTAGGAAAGAGGCGGCAAGGAAGATGGGTTGCAGCCCACAAAATGCATCGCAGCTAATGGACGCCGTTTGTTTCAAGTTGCGTGCTCGAAACGCGCCTCAGGCTATAGCCATTGCTTTCCAGCAAGGCCTGCTTCGCACTCTGTGCCTGCTGGCGCTCATCACTGCCGGAGCAGTTACCTCCATACCAGTTGCCCAGGCCGACGATGATCCTCTGATCCGTCGCGCCCGATCTCGCCCTAACCCGCGCCTGACACGCCGCGTGCGTCGCACTGTCTGCGGGGTGGCGATTATGCCAAACGACCAGGGCTTTATTGATTACTTCGGCCTGTCTCACACGCTTGTGTGGGATGACGCCCTCTATGTCGTTTACCAATAG
- a CDS encoding site-specific integrase, which translates to MPRPRNSENSRLGNYPGLGRYSDGRYYFKNPFTGRQASLKTRDFEKAVALWALSKAICEKAYGAQDTEKLIATIQGTNTPVSKGANIHLRDFLKQWRTEMLEPGKVMIKIKRGQGKPLAPRTQSDYIKQCKQLERESAGKFAMSSPDLLRKIRALLAPWATRGTTYNHLKAMLGRVFDHAVITGLIDRNPMRDIDKVPVAKREVLVPDKAYIGITDQLVVHNYQSKEFDGQWRVEICDLLYMVSQQPVDFFSLRTNQVDLNAVDKSDPDPANWIWGEINLARSKTSVAGIIGMNREMREKVEWLLRFRDEQFRMNGNVFQKPEHDRLLIYPMYMDRRYRLKPLTHRTFSKWWAEASERAGYKQMGEPGQYWIMDMRKRGLTDEFVSQGDNDKGLHSTEAMKAHYRLINPPKRSRNTLVSIRGRKAV; encoded by the coding sequence ATGCCGAGACCGCGCAACAGTGAAAACTCACGCCTGGGGAATTATCCCGGGCTGGGTCGTTATTCTGACGGCAGGTATTACTTCAAGAATCCTTTCACCGGTCGGCAGGCCAGTCTGAAGACCCGAGACTTTGAAAAGGCTGTCGCGCTGTGGGCGCTATCGAAGGCAATCTGCGAGAAGGCCTACGGGGCCCAAGACACAGAGAAGCTGATCGCCACCATCCAGGGCACCAACACACCGGTAAGCAAGGGCGCCAACATCCATCTGCGTGACTTCCTCAAACAGTGGCGCACCGAGATGCTGGAGCCAGGCAAGGTCATGATCAAGATCAAGCGTGGCCAGGGCAAACCATTGGCACCGCGCACCCAGTCGGACTACATCAAACAGTGCAAACAACTTGAGCGTGAGAGCGCCGGCAAGTTCGCGATGTCATCACCAGACCTGCTCAGAAAAATACGAGCGCTGCTGGCGCCATGGGCAACCAGGGGAACGACCTACAATCATCTGAAAGCAATGCTGGGCCGGGTGTTTGATCACGCGGTTATTACTGGCCTGATCGACAGAAACCCGATGCGCGACATCGACAAGGTGCCAGTCGCAAAACGTGAGGTACTGGTACCGGACAAAGCCTATATCGGAATCACTGACCAGTTGGTCGTCCACAACTACCAGTCCAAAGAGTTTGATGGTCAGTGGCGCGTCGAGATCTGCGACTTGCTCTACATGGTAAGCCAGCAGCCGGTCGACTTCTTCAGTTTGCGAACGAACCAAGTCGATCTAAATGCGGTTGATAAATCCGATCCGGATCCGGCGAACTGGATATGGGGCGAGATCAACCTGGCACGCTCGAAAACATCCGTTGCCGGCATCATCGGCATGAACCGCGAGATGCGTGAGAAAGTTGAATGGCTACTCCGATTCCGGGATGAGCAGTTTAGGATGAATGGCAACGTCTTCCAAAAACCAGAGCACGATCGCCTGCTGATTTATCCAATGTATATGGATCGCCGGTACCGGCTCAAACCGCTCACGCACAGAACGTTTTCAAAGTGGTGGGCCGAGGCATCAGAGCGTGCTGGTTACAAACAAATGGGGGAGCCTGGTCAATACTGGATAATGGATATGAGGAAAAGAGGTCTGACTGACGAGTTCGTTTCACAGGGTGATAACGACAAGGGGCTACACTCAACCGAGGCTATGAAAGCTCACTACCGGCTGATCAATCCACCGAAGCGATCACGCAATACTCTGGTGTCGATCAGGGGTCGAAAGGCTGTTTGA
- a CDS encoding Panacea domain-containing protein: MHSAIAVANKILDLATENGRSVTPMQLIKLVYLCHGWMLGLYGRPLLAENIEAWRYGPVIRSLYAKVKDFRDNPVKGPLKQGLRISAPDETFDEQESDLISQVFEIYGRYSGVALSNLTHESGSPWDVVWKLKGQNSSISNDIISDHYRSLYATAPESAASQ; encoded by the coding sequence ATGCACAGTGCTATCGCTGTAGCTAACAAAATACTAGATCTTGCAACTGAAAATGGTCGCAGCGTAACTCCTATGCAGTTGATTAAGTTAGTTTATTTATGCCACGGCTGGATGCTCGGTCTTTATGGGCGTCCTTTGCTTGCAGAAAATATAGAAGCATGGCGTTATGGGCCCGTAATTAGATCCCTCTACGCAAAAGTCAAAGATTTTCGAGATAACCCTGTCAAAGGCCCTCTAAAGCAAGGATTGAGGATTAGCGCTCCGGATGAGACGTTCGACGAACAAGAGAGCGACTTAATTAGCCAGGTATTCGAGATCTATGGACGCTATAGTGGGGTGGCCCTGTCCAACCTTACGCATGAGAGCGGCTCGCCTTGGGATGTTGTCTGGAAGCTCAAAGGTCAAAATAGCTCGATATCCAACGATATAATTTCCGATCACTATAGATCGCTTTACGCGACGGCACCGGAAAGCGCTGCGAGCCAATGA
- a CDS encoding HNH endonuclease family protein, with amino-acid sequence MDTRHEVLLSASRIPATLDAGGCNVLSGEWYDPFTGQVFTDPGELDIDHMVPLEEAHGSGAHAWGSDRKRAYANDLLNAKSLIAVSASANRSKGSRGPAEWLPPNTAHHCEYVRNWTEVKHRHGLDVDDAEKAAVESVLGADIALAVRAESSGWDEIQRAPSPAVFGLGIRKQDQCSYTRQALPSDQIEVTVSILPDPNHIERKFDIFLVADLPAGLFSLDMWGNFIPFNGDIATLVPHRENIYLAQSHEISVFTGALNDELVMNLFIGYGTDSGDFVYTSAPLPLAIKE; translated from the coding sequence GTGCAACGTACTCTCCGGGGAGTGGTATGACCCGTTTACTGGTCAGGTGTTCACGGACCCCGGCGAATTGGACATTGACCACATGGTTCCGCTTGAAGAGGCCCATGGCAGCGGGGCTCACGCCTGGGGATCGGATAGGAAACGTGCTTATGCCAATGACCTGCTCAATGCCAAGTCGCTGATTGCTGTCTCGGCGAGTGCCAACCGATCCAAGGGATCACGCGGCCCCGCCGAGTGGTTGCCGCCTAACACGGCCCATCATTGCGAATATGTGCGTAACTGGACAGAGGTGAAGCACCGCCATGGGTTAGATGTCGATGATGCAGAGAAAGCCGCTGTAGAAAGCGTGCTAGGAGCCGATATTGCACTGGCAGTCAGAGCCGAATCATCTGGATGGGATGAAATCCAGCGTGCACCCTCACCCGCCGTGTTTGGGCTGGGCATCAGAAAGCAGGATCAATGTAGCTACACCCGCCAGGCGCTGCCCTCAGACCAAATTGAAGTAACTGTATCCATCCTGCCCGATCCGAACCACATCGAGCGGAAGTTTGATATCTTCCTGGTGGCAGATCTGCCAGCGGGTCTTTTTTCGTTGGATATGTGGGGCAATTTCATTCCGTTCAATGGTGACATAGCCACCCTGGTACCGCATCGAGAAAATATCTACCTAGCTCAAAGCCACGAAATATCCGTGTTCACTGGAGCGCTCAATGATGAACTGGTGATGAACCTGTTCATTGGATACGGTACGGATAGTGGCGATTTCGTGTACACCAGTGCACCCCTGCCCCTGGCCATTAAAGAGTAG
- a CDS encoding AAA family ATPase, whose product MNHLPLFLKIIESGILANPAKVASYTRTLAAKLADDGETKAAEKILRAVESANLPKTRTTGQVLSPQSMPVDRDSRFSLADESNPEMSELNIYLEPLIQKSVLEFISFVENAYLLTQAGVGVSPSMLIYGPPGCGKSYLAKYVAARLELPLLTARCDSLISSLLGSTAKNIRSLFEHASNRPCVLFLDEFDALAKARDDQHEVGELKRVVVSLLQNIDSLPSGTILLAATNHEDLLDPAVWRRFAYKMNIQLPSNESREKLIKQSLGHFCSSNVKAITTATDGMSGALIKQACEASVRAALIAGKEAVDDNKLLSKIAEIQYHDLIHAKIPDEEKIKKLKEVNNRLFTTRVLNELLGVSTGKISKILNS is encoded by the coding sequence ATGAACCATTTGCCATTATTTTTGAAAATCATCGAGAGTGGGATATTAGCGAACCCTGCTAAGGTTGCTTCATACACTAGAACCTTGGCGGCAAAATTGGCCGACGACGGGGAGACTAAAGCAGCTGAGAAAATACTTCGAGCAGTCGAAAGCGCTAATTTGCCAAAAACCCGGACAACCGGACAAGTGTTGAGCCCACAATCTATGCCTGTGGACCGAGATAGCCGCTTTTCACTAGCAGATGAATCGAATCCAGAGATGTCTGAGCTAAACATTTACCTGGAGCCACTGATACAAAAATCTGTATTGGAATTTATTTCTTTTGTTGAGAACGCATACCTGCTCACCCAGGCAGGCGTGGGCGTAAGCCCATCTATGCTGATATATGGGCCGCCGGGTTGCGGTAAGTCTTACTTAGCGAAATATGTTGCAGCAAGATTGGAATTACCACTTTTAACTGCACGCTGTGATTCCCTCATATCCTCCCTACTGGGGTCTACCGCGAAGAACATAAGGAGCTTATTTGAGCATGCATCGAATAGACCATGCGTCCTATTTCTGGATGAATTTGATGCTCTCGCAAAAGCGAGAGATGATCAGCATGAGGTCGGCGAGTTGAAACGAGTAGTTGTAAGTCTTTTGCAAAATATTGATAGCCTACCTTCGGGCACTATATTGCTTGCAGCCACTAACCATGAAGACTTGCTAGATCCTGCCGTATGGAGGCGGTTCGCCTACAAGATGAATATTCAACTACCCTCCAACGAGTCCCGTGAAAAATTAATAAAACAGTCTTTAGGCCACTTCTGTTCATCTAACGTTAAAGCGATCACAACTGCTACCGATGGAATGAGCGGGGCTCTGATCAAGCAAGCCTGCGAAGCATCTGTTAGAGCTGCCCTCATCGCGGGGAAGGAGGCGGTAGACGATAACAAATTGCTCTCAAAAATTGCTGAAATTCAATACCACGATTTAATCCATGCGAAGATTCCGGACGAAGAGAAAATAAAGAAATTAAAAGAAGTTAACAATCGTTTGTTTACCACTCGCGTGTTAAATGAGCTGCTGGGCGTGTCAACAGGGAAAATATCTAAAATCCTTAACAGCTAG
- the pgsA gene encoding CDP-diacylglycerol--glycerol-3-phosphate 3-phosphatidyltransferase, with the protein MNAANMATYCRVLLVPIIVVVYYSGFAHSQLVAAILFTIASLTDWLDGYLARRLNQTSPFGAFLDPVADKLLVVMALVLLTAIYPSVWFVVPTAIIIGREVFVSALREWMASNNQRDAVAVGYIGKVKTTVQMIAIIVLLAYTPQWPQFFLQTGYALIYLSAALSIWSMAQYLIKALPVLMSKQ; encoded by the coding sequence TTGAATGCCGCCAATATGGCGACGTATTGCCGCGTGCTGCTGGTACCGATCATTGTGGTCGTGTATTACAGTGGTTTCGCGCACAGCCAGCTGGTCGCAGCTATACTGTTCACCATTGCCAGTCTCACTGACTGGCTGGATGGCTACCTGGCCCGGCGCCTGAACCAGACGTCGCCCTTTGGCGCTTTCCTGGACCCCGTGGCCGACAAGCTGCTGGTGGTGATGGCCCTGGTGCTGCTCACCGCCATCTATCCCAGTGTCTGGTTTGTGGTGCCAACCGCCATCATTATTGGCCGCGAAGTCTTTGTATCCGCGCTGCGCGAATGGATGGCCAGCAACAACCAGCGCGACGCCGTGGCGGTGGGGTACATCGGCAAGGTGAAAACCACCGTACAGATGATCGCCATCATTGTGCTGCTCGCCTATACGCCGCAATGGCCACAATTTTTCTTGCAAACCGGCTATGCTTTGATATATCTTTCCGCCGCCTTGAGCATCTGGTCAATGGCGCAATACCTGATCAAGGCTCTGCCGGTTTTGATGTCAAAACAGTGA
- a CDS encoding DNA cytosine methyltransferase: protein MTGMEFKTQYGLSFDGKINVDLFAGGGGASTGIEMGTNRPVHIAINHDPDAISMHQANHPAAKHFVSDVYDVDPVEACEGRPVGHLHASPDCTHHSQASGGQPRKAAIRSLSWVVHRWAGKVRPDVITLENVAQILQWSPLVAKRCSKTGRVVTLDTVKCAKTGRMVSRVAGKGEQVPVDRQHLVPNKRKRGHNWQHFVGGLRAMGYQVEWRSLKACEYGAPTTRERLYLVARCDGKPIVWPAPTHAQKPKRGQKKWRTAADCIDWSIPGKSIFGRKRPLADATMRRIAKGVKKYVLDTAEPFIVTCNHGGERFRGQSIHEPMCTITAAHDAHGVVDATLAPFLTEHANSSNQRSMAADEPLRTITGYPKGGSFAMASAVMAPCIMVNQTNNEGGPVTAPVTTITTGQHHAVTTAYLAQMNGGFNTNPGHDARDPISTITNTGSQQQLVTAHLAHLRGNCDARAADEPVRTISAGGEHHGMVTAFLSRQFGASVGQGVDQPSPTATGREKTALIECQLSPEDEAGAMRVSGFLMQYYSEGGQWSGLDKPTNTITTKERLALVTVYLQGAPYVIVDIRLRMLTPRELFRAQGFPDSYIIDRGHDGRVFPKYKQVRFVGNSVSPLPMKALSRANLDPEPVRMEAAA, encoded by the coding sequence ATGACAGGCATGGAATTCAAAACACAATACGGACTGTCATTCGACGGCAAGATCAACGTCGATTTGTTCGCCGGCGGCGGTGGCGCCAGCACCGGTATTGAAATGGGTACCAATCGACCGGTGCACATTGCGATCAATCATGACCCTGATGCGATCAGCATGCACCAGGCCAATCACCCTGCAGCAAAGCATTTTGTCAGCGACGTCTATGACGTGGATCCGGTTGAGGCCTGTGAAGGTCGTCCAGTGGGTCACCTTCATGCCAGCCCCGATTGCACCCATCACAGTCAGGCCAGTGGCGGGCAGCCTCGCAAGGCGGCTATTCGCTCCCTTTCGTGGGTTGTGCACCGCTGGGCGGGAAAGGTTCGCCCGGACGTCATCACGCTGGAGAACGTCGCGCAGATCCTGCAGTGGTCGCCACTGGTCGCAAAGCGTTGCTCCAAAACGGGCCGGGTAGTAACTCTGGACACTGTTAAGTGCGCAAAGACCGGGCGGATGGTTTCGCGCGTCGCCGGCAAAGGAGAGCAGGTTCCTGTTGATCGACAACACCTGGTGCCCAACAAGCGAAAGCGTGGTCACAACTGGCAACATTTCGTTGGCGGCCTGCGCGCAATGGGCTACCAGGTTGAATGGAGATCACTGAAAGCATGCGAGTATGGCGCGCCCACTACCCGGGAACGCCTGTACCTGGTGGCGCGATGCGACGGCAAGCCAATTGTGTGGCCTGCCCCTACACATGCTCAGAAACCGAAACGCGGCCAAAAGAAATGGCGCACCGCGGCAGACTGCATTGACTGGAGCATTCCGGGCAAATCGATCTTTGGACGCAAGCGGCCGCTGGCTGATGCCACCATGCGCCGGATCGCCAAGGGCGTGAAAAAGTACGTACTGGATACGGCAGAGCCTTTCATTGTCACCTGCAACCACGGCGGCGAACGGTTCCGAGGTCAGTCGATACATGAGCCCATGTGCACAATAACCGCTGCGCATGATGCGCACGGAGTTGTCGACGCGACACTGGCACCCTTCCTCACTGAGCATGCCAACAGCAGTAACCAGCGAAGCATGGCGGCTGACGAACCGCTGCGCACGATCACCGGTTACCCGAAAGGTGGATCGTTTGCTATGGCTTCCGCTGTCATGGCCCCGTGCATTATGGTGAACCAGACCAATAACGAAGGTGGTCCAGTAACAGCCCCCGTTACCACAATCACAACTGGCCAGCACCATGCAGTGACTACTGCATACCTCGCTCAGATGAACGGCGGGTTTAACACCAACCCCGGGCACGATGCGCGCGATCCCATTAGCACGATCACCAACACTGGCAGCCAGCAGCAGCTGGTGACTGCGCACCTGGCACACCTTCGCGGAAACTGTGATGCACGGGCGGCTGACGAGCCAGTGAGAACTATCAGCGCTGGTGGTGAGCATCACGGCATGGTCACTGCGTTCCTGTCCCGGCAGTTCGGCGCCAGCGTTGGCCAGGGTGTCGACCAGCCATCCCCGACGGCCACCGGGAGAGAGAAAACGGCGCTGATCGAGTGCCAGCTGTCGCCAGAGGACGAAGCTGGCGCCATGCGGGTGTCCGGGTTCCTAATGCAGTACTACAGCGAGGGTGGCCAATGGAGCGGGCTGGATAAGCCCACCAATACCATCACTACAAAGGAACGGCTGGCGCTGGTCACCGTGTACCTGCAAGGCGCTCCGTATGTGATCGTGGATATCCGGCTGCGCATGCTCACGCCGCGCGAATTGTTCAGGGCCCAAGGTTTCCCCGACAGCTACATCATTGATCGCGGTCACGATGGCCGTGTGTTTCCGAAATACAAACAGGTGCGCTTCGTCGGCAATTCGGTCAGCCCTTTACCTATGAAAGCGCTTTCCCGTGCCAATCTGGATCCGGAACCGGTTCGGATGGAGGCTGCTGCATGA
- the iteS gene encoding S8 family anti-phage peptidase IteS has translation MNKKDYPIKVVEIRGTDHRPPRENQGGSPKSFCVVTEDLRENLSEQVIAAHDYFSEQFERWPDIPAVVKITLKEEALAKSHRPTSLLRKRTCPIIGVLSFGEVLVSASPDGLEKLADEINNTTSEKPIANISAIEKIEPYRVHENRMGSDIEDINASIQENIPLKIHTFDHGDAEVNRRIKRALVEFAQEQGVGLEELKYGTRFSEFKTDPQTKKISEAFESFMGLQSLTPMPTYRPLDLELQTTPVGLVDQFQLPPPSSEADYPIVGVVDSGVCPHSTLIAPWVVGREEYVPQELQDHSHGTMVAGLIAGAYTLNNQDDRYPRSQAKILDVPVFEKGANLREDVLVAILEDVIPKHPEVRVWNLSMGGTKPCIDSAFSDLACFLDEMHDAHKCLFVIAAGNHSHVQKWPQVTDMGGADRVSSPGDSVRALTVGGLASLHNANSLSKSEEPSPFSRRGPGPCFIPKPEVTHYGGNCTERLAFAQTGILTTGANNTLCETLGTSFATPLVSAQAAVLWQYLDTQESPVTPERIKALLIHSALLQSRKITSETVHHYGFGKPGDVIDSLYCEPNAITLMFETDLRHGGHEFERWPFPIADCLNTEDRKFRGQMLMTVVYSPITDSRYKSEYCRTNVDVGLGNYALVEDEDGTRKYKFDSFVPVAPEDIRKLYEKHQIENGFKWSPVKAYYARFPQGKDVETWRLRMKVTRRAELQMPDIPQRATLLLTMRGNTPELPVYNEAIRTMNQAGWIVTDIDQHIRVGV, from the coding sequence ATGAATAAAAAAGATTATCCAATTAAAGTCGTTGAGATTAGAGGCACTGACCATCGGCCGCCGCGAGAAAACCAGGGAGGGAGTCCGAAATCGTTTTGTGTGGTAACTGAAGATTTGCGCGAAAATTTGTCTGAGCAAGTCATCGCTGCGCACGACTATTTTTCAGAGCAATTTGAAAGATGGCCTGATATTCCAGCTGTTGTGAAAATTACTCTTAAAGAAGAGGCTTTGGCAAAGTCGCATCGACCGACGTCACTTCTCAGGAAAAGGACATGTCCAATTATCGGTGTACTAAGTTTTGGCGAGGTTCTGGTTAGTGCATCACCGGATGGTTTAGAGAAACTGGCGGATGAAATAAACAACACCACCAGCGAAAAGCCGATTGCGAATATTTCTGCCATCGAAAAAATTGAACCTTATCGCGTCCATGAAAACAGAATGGGGAGTGATATCGAGGATATTAATGCGTCCATTCAAGAGAATATCCCTCTAAAAATTCATACGTTCGATCATGGGGACGCCGAAGTCAACCGCCGTATCAAGAGGGCATTGGTGGAGTTTGCTCAAGAGCAGGGCGTTGGGCTTGAGGAGCTTAAATACGGCACAAGATTTTCTGAGTTCAAAACCGATCCTCAGACTAAGAAAATCAGCGAGGCGTTTGAATCATTCATGGGATTGCAGTCTTTAACTCCTATGCCTACATATCGGCCATTAGACTTGGAGCTACAAACCACTCCAGTTGGATTAGTCGACCAGTTTCAGCTGCCTCCTCCTTCGAGCGAGGCCGACTATCCGATCGTTGGTGTAGTGGACTCTGGAGTTTGCCCGCATAGTACTCTGATAGCGCCCTGGGTCGTTGGTAGAGAAGAATATGTGCCTCAAGAACTACAAGATCACTCTCACGGAACTATGGTGGCTGGCCTTATTGCAGGGGCCTATACGCTAAATAACCAAGACGATCGCTATCCCCGTTCACAGGCAAAGATTTTGGATGTGCCGGTTTTCGAAAAAGGTGCTAACTTGCGCGAGGATGTATTAGTCGCGATTTTGGAAGATGTCATACCTAAGCACCCGGAGGTTCGTGTTTGGAATCTGTCAATGGGCGGCACCAAACCTTGTATAGATTCGGCATTTTCAGACTTAGCATGTTTTCTTGATGAGATGCACGATGCGCATAAATGTTTGTTTGTAATAGCTGCCGGCAATCACTCTCACGTTCAGAAGTGGCCGCAGGTGACAGATATGGGAGGAGCCGACAGAGTCTCATCACCTGGCGATTCAGTACGAGCGTTAACGGTAGGTGGCTTAGCTAGTCTTCACAATGCAAACTCTCTCTCCAAGTCGGAAGAGCCATCACCTTTTTCCCGCAGAGGTCCGGGCCCGTGCTTTATTCCCAAGCCGGAAGTAACTCACTATGGTGGCAATTGCACGGAGCGACTTGCCTTTGCCCAAACCGGAATATTGACTACAGGGGCAAATAATACTCTTTGTGAAACTCTTGGCACTAGCTTCGCAACCCCGTTAGTGAGCGCCCAAGCAGCAGTTCTTTGGCAATATTTAGATACGCAAGAATCGCCTGTTACCCCCGAGCGTATTAAAGCGCTACTGATCCACTCAGCGCTACTACAATCCCGCAAAATTACCTCGGAGACGGTACATCACTATGGCTTTGGAAAGCCAGGCGACGTTATAGACTCGTTATATTGCGAGCCTAATGCCATAACGCTGATGTTCGAGACCGATCTTCGCCATGGCGGACACGAATTTGAGCGCTGGCCCTTTCCGATAGCTGACTGTTTAAATACAGAAGATAGAAAATTCCGCGGCCAAATGTTGATGACTGTAGTTTATTCTCCCATTACCGATAGCAGATACAAGTCCGAGTATTGCAGGACCAATGTGGATGTCGGCCTCGGCAATTATGCGTTAGTGGAGGATGAGGATGGGACTAGAAAGTACAAATTCGACAGCTTTGTTCCGGTCGCCCCAGAAGATATCCGGAAATTGTATGAAAAGCATCAGATTGAAAACGGATTTAAGTGGTCGCCCGTAAAGGCCTATTATGCGAGATTCCCGCAAGGAAAGGACGTTGAGACTTGGCGATTAAGGATGAAGGTAACTCGCCGTGCAGAGCTACAAATGCCTGACATCCCTCAGAGGGCTACGCTGCTGCTTACAATGCGGGGAAATACCCCGGAACTACCTGTATATAACGAAGCCATACGCACGATGAATCAGGCTGGGTGGATAGTAACCGATATAGACCAACATATAAGGGTAGGCGTTTAA
- a CDS encoding thioredoxin domain-containing protein, translating into MSATAAVNDSIVPLEDYPALRRPHEKKHSSSWIRDAAGGKIPGAFKFNGKGKWFVHLDIHDTEVRKMASPSRKEMTSIESLASRLGLDQDDIRTAMEAASR; encoded by the coding sequence GTGAGTGCTACAGCAGCAGTAAATGACAGTATCGTTCCTCTGGAGGACTACCCTGCCCTTCGCAGGCCTCATGAGAAAAAACACTCTTCATCATGGATTCGGGATGCCGCCGGCGGGAAGATACCCGGTGCATTCAAATTCAATGGCAAGGGGAAATGGTTCGTGCACCTTGACATCCATGATACCGAGGTGCGAAAAATGGCATCCCCGTCACGAAAAGAGATGACATCTATCGAGAGCCTGGCCAGTCGCCTGGGTCTTGATCAGGATGACATCCGGACGGCCATGGAAGCTGCGAGCCGATAA
- the tmk gene encoding dTMP kinase: protein MLIVLEGIDGCGKTTVIEGVRKHLADLGFDALATSEFGHQHPWAKRLRQELMDNVRDPIEQYRTVLKARDEHMNGVLIPAAGLQKIVLMDRYIMSTMAYQGQSEFTPVRQIMDDHANVFNFPVADLTIVLSCTVSTAIKRQQASGKAMDAIDSAGREFFSRASEIYISSANAIARQRPNKIRIVDAEQPLDDVLHEVINAVSGLIMTRDVA, encoded by the coding sequence ATGCTGATTGTGCTTGAGGGAATCGACGGCTGCGGAAAGACCACCGTTATTGAGGGTGTCCGCAAACACCTTGCCGATCTGGGGTTCGATGCGCTGGCCACTTCAGAGTTCGGGCATCAACATCCCTGGGCAAAGCGCCTGCGTCAGGAGCTCATGGATAACGTGCGCGATCCCATTGAGCAATACCGCACTGTACTCAAGGCGCGGGATGAGCACATGAACGGCGTTCTGATCCCAGCTGCAGGACTTCAAAAGATTGTCCTGATGGATCGTTACATCATGTCGACCATGGCCTACCAGGGTCAGTCTGAGTTCACGCCAGTGCGCCAGATCATGGATGACCACGCCAACGTTTTCAACTTCCCCGTGGCAGACCTGACCATTGTTCTGAGCTGTACGGTAAGCACCGCTATCAAGCGCCAGCAGGCCAGCGGCAAAGCCATGGATGCCATTGATAGCGCTGGCAGAGAGTTCTTTTCCCGGGCGTCAGAGATTTACATCAGTAGCGCCAACGCCATTGCCAGGCAAAGACCAAACAAGATCCGAATCGTAGATGCAGAGCAGCCCCTGGACGATGTTCTGCATGAGGTCATTAACGCAGTGTCCGGACTGATTATGACGAGGGACGTGGCATGA